AAATAAagtatttgttttaattgtataaatctctggtgcgcccccacttGGATTATTGTGTCCAAGCATggtgacctcatcttcagaaagacatagctgctctggagaaagttcaacaccgcaCAACAAAAAAtaattccagaactaagtcaactcccATATCAGGAACGgtcgagggccacagggctaacaacgctACAAACCAGGCATGAAAGGCCGGATCTCATCGAAAATTTTGAATTACTGAAtagtttggaggatgttgatccgaacTACGTCTTTAAAACGTCAGATGTAACATAGATACTCCAGTAACATAGATGCTGTGGCTCCAGATACAAGGAGCCACAGCATCACGCTCAACAAGCAACACTGTAGGACAGAAATACTGGAGTTGCTTTTTAGTCACGGAATCGCCGACCCtccgaagccgtaaatgtcaaaatattactgCAGTTCAAAATATAGTTAGAACAAATCTTGGGGAACAATTGGGGGGACccttgacaagctgccggctccCCTGTCTTCGTCGAGGCCGCTAGAGAGAGTGTTTGCCTCGTGTAAATTAAGAAAACTTTAATACCTGCCAGAGAGTTTAAAACTGACATCTGTCAAAGTGCTCACTACTCTTGATTacattcaggcaaacattacagcTTCACTGTCTGTCTAGCTTACTGTCTGTCTGAATGTCTGTCTAAATGTTTATATATCtgaatgtttgtttgtgtttgtCGTTGTGTTTACTGTGTGTCTATGGGTTGGCTGTCTGCCCCGCCATGCGCATCACAACAGTCAGTTACCGTGTGCGGGGTTGCCAtgacgaccaccaccaacacatggCGGACAGGACCTGTTGATGTCTCACATCGATACCGTCAGTGTCCGTCGTCTGCGGGGTAGACAGTGGGCGTCACTCTTCCTCTTGCCGGGTATAAACAAACATCCCCCCTCAATACGCTGCCTTCACTCCTCTTCAGTTATAAACTCCTGAACCGTCAACAAAACCGATGTTTCAAGACATGAAAACCTCTCGGTGAGGCTACTGGCCGGAGCCTCAGGCTACCTGAGGGGAATTGGACTAGCATTCCCCTCAGCTCTGCTATCTTTCTTAATGCTTAGGAGTTTTACTGTGGTTTATAATCCACAATTACGGCCGTAAATACCAAAACTCTTGTAAGTTTTAAAATCTAACTGGAAAAAGAGCATCaaatgggggatggggggagggactttcgacaagccgccggctttctgtcctcggcgaggccactagggttagtggccctcaggtaaatctggTATGTCATGCGCTAATATGACACAACGAGATATGGTAAGATTTATATGAAGGAACTCTGCCTTCGGCCTGGTTccacccctggtgtgtgaccCACTCCATAAGCGTGACAGCTGGTAATAgtcccactccttgtcccatacgTGACACATAATTAAAGTGTTCAGATAAAGGATGCTATACCAAGTATGTGTAGTGGTGATATAGTGACAGACATAAGATACAACAGCTTCAGCTCCCGTGGATCACAACCCTATTATGGCAGTTTTGATCAATACATGTCTACCTGTTAGAAATAAGAAAATATGTGTGACTCTAGATCTTGCTTAACAGTTTAGTAAATAATACACTCAAAGCAATGTTAGAAAGGCGTGGTAAGGAGAGGATGTGGGGCCCACCTTCCATACCCCGAGGGCTGGGGCAGTGACCCGTCTCCCATACCCCGAGGGCTGGGGCAGTGACCCCTTCTTCCATACCCCGAGGGCTGGTGGGGCAGTAGCCGGCATGACATCAGTAAGGCAGGAGAGAGGCGGGAATATCGGGGAACAAGCCAGAAATAGATCACAGAGCCAGCCCGGCCACTCCCGCCAGATGTCCATCACTGGCCGTGTACAAGACGCAGCAGACAACAGTTCAGCAGGCCGCAGGGGCAGGAAGGAGTGGACCATATATGGGGTGAGTGCCAGGAGGCATCACTCCGCTCATCCTAACCCAGAGGTAAGAACTCCCGCATTTATCTACAACTTCCTTGCTATATGAAATTATTATTAAATGGATCACCCGGCTTGACAACATGTACGTGACGTGATCTGATTGGCGAGGGTTCCCACAAGCAGGTATCTATAGTGGGGGAACAGCCGCCAATGTTGACAttttttaaataattaatataCTTTGATTATGTTTTGAGATTTATGAAAATGTTATACGGTAAAACCTTCCCATAGAGTTATCTGTCCGTGAGGTCGTGTGGGGCGTCGTCGTGTGGGTCTGCGCACACTGTACAGCCATTCACCCCCGCCTCCCGCATGCGGGGTGCCAGGGTGGGACGCCCACCCAGGCTAGGGGTCTTCCGCCCacgcccagccccgcccaccaccTTCAGGAAGATGTATGAACGTGGAGACGTGCCTGTGTCCCTGCACCACGACCACCACGGCCACACACTGCGCTGGAAGGTGGGTCAGCGcccccctccacactaccctgGGTCATGGTGGGTGTTCAAGGTGGGTGCACGCCCCTGAAGGTGGGTGCACGCCCCTGAAGGTGGGTAAAGGTGGGTGCACGTCCCTGAAGGTGGGTGCACGCCCCTGAAGGTGGGTAACGGTGAGTGCACGTCCCTGAAGGTGGGTGCACGCCCCTGAAGGTAGGTGCACGCCCCTGTAGGTGGGTGCACGCCCCTGTAGGTGGGTGCACGCCCCTGTAGGTGGGTGCACGCTCCTGTAGGTGGGTGCACGCCCCTGTAGGTGGGTAAAGGTGGGTGCCCGCCCCTGAAGGTGGGTACACGCCCCTGTAGGTGGGTAAAGGTGAGAAAAGTTTGCGGAAGTGAAGTTATTGGGTTAAGTGTTTTGTGCCGCCACCAGGTGGAGGTGGAGAAGCTGGACTATCACCACTACCTGCCGCTCTTCTTCGACGGCCTGAGGGAGGTCGCCCATCCCTATGACTTCTTCAGCAGGGCTGGCATCCGGGACCTGCTGGCCAGGGGAGGAGACAAGATTCTTCCAGTTATTCCTCAACTCATCCTCCCTATCAAGAGTAAGTtgctggggtgagagggggagagacatGCCCCTGTGGGAACGTGTCTCTTTGGTCGCCAGGGACGTTCATGACTGTTGTACCCAGAGGCTGacattatatacacacacctggtgactgtgTTGTACCCAGAGGCTGacattatatacacacacctggtgactgtgTTGTACCCAGAGGCTGacattatatacacacacctggtgactgtgTTGTACCCAGAGGTTGACAttata
The nucleotide sequence above comes from Procambarus clarkii isolate CNS0578487 chromosome 71, FALCON_Pclarkii_2.0, whole genome shotgun sequence. Encoded proteins:
- the LOC123745544 gene encoding parkin coregulated gene protein homolog — translated: MTSVRQERGGNIGEQARNRSQSQPGHSRQMSITGRVQDAADNSSAGRRGRKEWTIYGVSARRHHSAHPNPESYLSVRSCGASSCGSAHTVQPFTPASRMRGARVGRPPRLGVFRPRPAPPTTFRKMYERGDVPVSLHHDHHGHTLRWKVEVEKLDYHHYLPLFFDGLREVAHPYDFFSRAGIRDLLARGGDKILPVIPQLILPIKSALNTRDVRVICTVLKVLQELVLSAPLVGESLVPYYRQILPTLNLFKHKNVNSGDEIDYSQQRRENLGDLIQETLEILERHGGRDAYINIKYMVPTYQSCVMN